From Plasmodium cynomolgi strain B DNA, chromosome 9, whole genome shotgun sequence:
TTGATATCCTGCGGGGCAAACTGGTTAagagcatatttttcttccgtcACTCCATACAGCTGAGGGTGACTCTTATGTAgactttttttactttccaAAATGGCATTACTGGACACTTGACTATTGATACAATCCTTCAGTTTATCATCTGTATCTCTTTGGTAGCAATTTATtaccataattttttcattcctttggTAATTTCTCCTGTTCGGAGATTTCACTTCATTCTCTTCATACTCGGTGTTATTCGTATTGAGGATCTCGTCAGATGTGTAATTTTCTGAGCTGTTAAATATGTGCCTCGGAATGGTATTTCCACTTGCGTTGTTTTTCGATTCTTTATTTACGTCGTCTTGCATGAAATTGATGGCGCTTTTTTTGCCCAGGCTGTCTGTcgtattttccttttggtACCCCTTTTCGGGTAGATAGTTGATCTTATTTTTTGGGTaccctttttcgtttttgtccTCTTCCTGCTTGTAATGGCACTCATTCTCTTGCCCTTTGCTCTCCTCCGGTATGCTACCCATTCTGTCACTTCGCTCATTCAAGTACATTTCGTAGAGGGAGTTCACGTTGTGCAATCCGTTAGAGAGGTACGGCTCGCTTCCCTCGAATGAGTGTTCCTCTGCGCTGTTGCAGCACCTTCCCTggtttttcccctcgtttGAAGTGTTCCCCTCGTTTGAAGTGTTCCCCTCGTTTGAAGTGTTCCCCTCGTTTGATGTGTTCCCCTCGTTTGATGTGTTCCCCTCGTTTGATGTGTTCCCCTCGTTTGATGTGTTCCCCCCGCTAAGGCTGTTACTTCCGCTTCGGACGCTGCTTCCACCCATATTTCCAGCGCTGCTAACTGGTGCCCCCTTGGTCCTGTCTATCACGTCCACGTACTCGGTACCAGGATGAGCATCGTCATTCTCTTGCATGAAGCAAGTCTtggccttcttctccccatgTTCCTCGAAGTGCATTCTCTCATCCGTGTACAAGTTCATATTCTCCGTTGCATACTTCTTCCTGTAAACAATTTCTCTCGAGTTAGACGTACCTTCATAGTCTCGATAGCTCCCCTTCTGCTCACTCATTCCATTCATGCCATTCAGCCTATGTATGTTTAacgtgtgcacatgtgtgttcGACCcgttttttgaaaatttcttcaaGCTCTTTTTAAAGgtgctcactttttttttaaaaatatttcctgaTGACAATTTGGATGgcgatttatttttgtacaacGATTTCTTGTTATGGTTGTTAATGGTAATGTAGTTTGTATTGTTATGGTTTATAATGCAGGTGTTGTTGTTATTGCTGTTGttattgttgttgttgttgctgttgttATTGCTGTTGTTATTGCTGTTGTTATTGCTGTTGTTATTATTGTTGTTACTGTtactgttgttgttgttgttattgTTTTCTCCCACGTTGAGTTTGTTCAGGCAGTTGTTTCCGCTTCCGCTGACATTTCCGCCGACATTTGCGCTTCCACTTCCCGTGACATTATTGCCTCCGCTGACGTTTCCGCCGCTCACGCTGCTGCTAGTGACGTGGTTGACGTACTTCTCCCGATGGTcgatttttatgttttcgcttatcttcttcttttttatatgattgGTGGTAGTGTATTGGGGTGGAGCAGCACCGATTGCGCTGCTGTTATTCAGGCAATTGCTGCTGCTACGACTGCTGTTGCTAACCTTTTCGTTCTCTAACCCTTTGGCACTACTCAAATGGGAAGCGAcaaattttcctttctcctTGGGGCTCATGTTCTCTTGATCCATCAGCTCGTTCTTCACTATGATGTACTGATGGTTGTTCTGTTTGCCATAAAAATCGTTCATGTAGAATGTATCCTTTTTGTTATTCCTTCCATCTGATGATGCACCCATTTTGGGATAACTCTTTCTCGTTTTGTTACTACTGAATGGTTCTTGTTCGTCTACctccgccttttttttgtatctttcAGAAgtagctttttttcctccaaacTGATTAAACACTTCCTCCGTCATGTAGATTCGTTCGGATGAGCTCGACGAATTGCACCTTCTTTGGGATAAAAATTCATCCTCATACGTGTGATCCACATTATCTCCATGTTCAACCACGTTGCTGTTCGCGCCTCCATTattgttgctgctgctgttaTTGTTTCCGCTACTGTTGTCGGTGGCGTCATTGTTACTTCCATCGTTGTTTATTCCTACGTGGTTGCTTCCATCGTTGTTGCTTCCATCGTTGTTGCTTCCTACGTGATTGCTTCCTATGTGATTGCTTCCTACGTGGTTGCTTCCTACGTGGTTGCTTCCTCCATGGTTGCTTCCTTCATGGTTGCTTCCTTCATGGTTGCTTCCTCCACGGTTGCTACTGCTACGGTTGCTTCCTCCATGGTTGCTACTGCCGTGCGTACTGCTACCATTGTTACTGCTCCTATTCAACTTCTTCAAACCTTTGCTTTCGAACCCGAAGGGCACATCCCCGTTACCCATTCTGCTGCTTGCACCTGCGCAGTTGTTGCTGTAGCCCATGTTGAGGGACTCATACTTTCTCTTGTCCCTGACTTTCCAATACAGATACGTATCATCATTGGTcacatttttcgaaaaactCATTCCATTCTGTTTCTTATAACTCTCCGCTGGCAAGTTACTTGGATCGtcatatgcatgtgtgtggTGGAGGTTGTGGGTGTGCACCCGGTTGTGCGTTTGGCTGTGCGTTTGGCTGTGCGTTTGGCTGTGTGTCTGGCTGTGCATTTGGCTGGACATTTGTCTGGACACCTGACCATGGAGCTGACCGTGGGTTGGTGGCCCATGGCTGCGACCGTGGCTGTGGCTTCTATTTCGACTGCGGCTGTGACTATGGCTGTGGGAGAGATACGGATAGTGATGCATGTTGCTCTTGTCCTCGTCATAATTACTTTCGAAATGATCAAAGATGTTCAAATCGTTACTCCTCCCACTATTGCCCGTTTCATTACTGAGTTCCTGGTTTCTGCTGTTGATAAAATGGTCCAACagatttttattattctgcaaaatggtgttaaatttatttttttgtctcatgtaataatttttatcaagGCGTTccagtattttattttttgcatggttcgctattttttcatttttatttgaaattcCGTTGTTAATTCGGTTGGATATACAAAGGATGCTCTTTAtgtttcccaatttttttctgtgacCAAATGTTGCGTCATTTTTCTCGTAATGCTCATTCATAGCATTGCTCAGATTCATgttcatgttcatatttttaaagagggtatcattttttatgaaatcgTCATCAACTTCATCGTCTTCCTCATCGTCCATAATATTTCTGGGGAAGCAATTATTGGGATGATTATTTGCGGAATCCATTTCGTTCGTTAAGATTTTTGGCCCCCGTACTCCTtcgtcctcttcctcttcttcatcttctagtcctgttcgattttttttcatcagttcgtttttcttcgccttcatcattccctttttccttttgcttatATTGTTCACACTCATCCCGTTCATACTGCTCATTGGACCCATTGCACTCATAGGGGCCATACCGTTCATTGGGCCCATACCATTCATTGGACCCATGCCGCTCATAGGGACCATACCATTCATTGGGCCCATGCCGCTCATAGGGACCATACCGTTCATAGGGACCATACCACTCATTGGACCCATACCGTTCATTGGACCCATACCGTTCATGGGGACCATGCCGCTCATTGCGTTTAATGCATTTGTATTGTTGCCTGGGCTTCCTACCACCCCTGCGGGGACGCCCGTAGTATTGTCAATGCTGGAAATGGCATTGGCTCCATTCCCATTTACAATTTCTAATTCTTCTGTCAACTTCAGTGCTGCTTTTCTCGCCTGACCTTTCAATGTAGAGCTTAAATTTTCGAAGGGCTCCCATGTGTTATCATCACTATcgtaatttttccattttataaAGAATTCAAAATTGTCAAGACTTTCAtccttcctatttttttttctctttatgtTCAATTTGTACCTCGCCATGACGATTTTTTCAACCTCAAACACTTCGTTGTAGTCGGGTTCCCCGACTGCCGTTATGCTCAGTTCCGAGCTGTAGTCATCGTCGATGATGTTCCTTAACTTGTTTCTCTTCTTCGGTTTCGTGGAGGCAcctctgcctttttttattgccatTCTATCGTGCGCGCGGGGAGTGATGTGGGGTATGACGAGGTGGCTTTTTAGTAGCGTTGTGGCAGCGTTATAGCAGCGTTTTAGCAGCGCTTTAGCAGCCTTTTAGCAGCGTTGTAGTAGTGTTGTGGGTTGTGCCGTTACGCACGTCGGAGTGGATGGGTTCGTCACAGGGGCATACGCGTGTAGGCGCGGTAACCTTGCGCGTTTTAGCGTAGGTGTGTATATGCAGGTACACtcacatatatgcatgcacatgcacatatagaTATGCTAGCTCGGGCGCGCGCAAACACAAGCTTGCCGTTTGCCGTATGTTCCCACGCACGTCAACGTGAACGCGAACAACGCATGTACGCATACCTACAAACACACAAGCACATATTTTTGGAGGTaaacagttaaaaaattctcatgacacattttaaaattagtaccaaaaaaaaaaaaagtgtcagTGAACGAGTGTTcccggtaaaaaaaaaaagaacgaaatgAATCTTATCCGTTTAACGTGTAAAATGAATGTAATTCTGTGTAagtttctttctttttcNNNNNNNNNNNNNNNNNNNNNNNNNNNNNNNNNNNNNNNNNNNNNNNNNNNNNNNNNNNNNNNNNNNNNNNNNNNNNNNNNNNNNNNNNNNNNNNNNNNNNNNNNNNNNNNNNNNNNNNNNNNNNNNNNNNNNNNNNNNNNNNNNNNNNNNNNNNNNNNNNNNNNNNNNNNNNNNNNNNNNNNNNNNNNNNNNNNNNNNNNNNNNNNNNNNNNNNNNNNNNNNNNNNNNNNNNNNNNNNNNNNNNNNNNNNNNNNNNNNNNNNNNNNNNNNNNNNNNNNNNNNNNNNNNNNNNNNNNNNNNNNNNNNNNNNNNNNNNNNNNNNNNNNNNNNNNNNNNNNNNNNNNNNNNNNNNNNNNNNNNNNNNNNNNNNNNNNNNNNNNNNNNNNNNNNNNNNNNNNNNNNNNNNNNNNNNNNNNNNNNNNNNNNNNNNNNNNNNNNNNNNNNNNNNNNNNNNNNNNNNNNNNNNNNNNNNNNNNNNNNNNNNNNNNNNNNNNNNNNNNNNNNNNNNNNNNNNNNNNNNNNNNNNNNNNNNNNNNNNNNNNNNNNNNNNNNNNNNNNNNNNNNNNNNNNNNNNNNNNNNNNNNNNNNNNNNNNNNNNNNNNNNNNNNNNNNNNNNNNNNNNNNNNNNNNNNNNNNNNNNNNNNNNNNNNNNNNNNNNNNNNNNNNNNNNNNNNNNNNNNNNNNNNNNNNNNNNNNNNNNNNNNNNNNNCTCCTTTAGCGTTGGGGAGGATGGGGGTCAGTCAGGCCAGAGTTAAAGGGCAGACGATGCGCACGTATGTCGGCATGAAGGCACATAGGGGCATACGTTCATACACAGGCAAGCAGTGAATCGTTTGTCAGTCTTTTCT
This genomic window contains:
- a CDS encoding hypothetical protein (putative), encoding MAIKKGRGASTKPKKRNKLRNIIDDDYSSELSITAVGEPDYNEVFEVEKIVMARYKLNIKRKKNRKDESLDNFEFFIKWKNYDSQARKAALKLTEELEIVNGNGANAISSIDNTTGVPAGVVGSPGNNTNALNAMSGMVPMNGMGPMNGMGPMSGMVPMNGMVPMSGMGPMNGMVPMSGMGPMNGMGPMNGMAPMSAMGPMSSMNGMSVNNISKRKKGMMKAKKNELMKKNRTGLEDEEEEEDEGVRGPKILTNEMDSANNHPNNCFPRNIMDDEEDDEVDDDFIKNDTLFKNMNMNMNLSNAMNEHYEKNDATFGHRKKLGNIKSILCISNRINNGISNKNEKIANHAKNKILERLDKNYYMRQKNKFNTILQNNKNLLDHFINSRNQELSNETGNSGRSNDLNIFDHFESNYDEDKSNMHHYPYLSHSHSHSRSRNRSHSHGRSHGPPTHGQLHGQVSRQMSSQMHSQTHSQTHSQTHSQTHNRVHTHNLHHTHAYDDPSNLPAESYKKQNGMSFSKNVTNDDTYLYWKVRDKRKYESLNMGYSNNCAGASSRMGNGDVPFGFESKGLKKLNRSSNNGSSTHGSSNHGGSNRSSSNRGGSNHEGSNHEGSNHGGSNHVGSNHVGSNHIGSNHVGSNNDGSNNDGSNHVGINNDGSNNDATDNSSGNNNSSSNNNGGANSNVVEHGDNVDHTYEDEFLSQRRCNSSSSSERIYMTEEVFNQFGGKKATSERYKKKAEVDEQEPFSSNKTRKSYPKMGASSDGRNNKKDTFYMNDFYGKQNNHQYIIVKNELMDQENMSPKEKGKFVASHLSSAKGLENEKVSNSSRSSSNCLNNSSAIGAAPPQYTTTNHIKKKKISENIKIDHREKYVNHVTSSSVSGGNVSGGNNVTGSGSANVGGNVSGSGNNCLNKLNVGENNNNNNNSNSNNNNNNSNNNSNNNSNNNSNNNNNNNSNNNNTCIINHNNTNYITINNHNKKSLYKNKSPSKLSSGNIFKKKVSTFKKSLKKFSKNGSNTHVHTLNIHRLNGMNGMSEQKGSYRDYEGTSNSREIVYRKKYATENMNLYTDERMHFEEHGEKKAKTCFMQENDDAHPGTEYVDVIDRTKGAPVSSAGNMGGSSVRSGSNSLSGGNTSNEGNTSNEGNTSNEGNTSNEGNTSNEGNTSNEGNTSNEGKNQGRCCNSAEEHSFEGSEPYLSNGLHNVNSLYEMYLNERSDRMGSIPEESKGQENECHYKQEEDKNEKGYPKNKINYLPEKGYQKENTTDSLGKKSAINFMQDDVNKESKNNASGNTIPRHIFNSSENYTSDEILNTNNTEYEENEVKSPNRRNYQRNEKIMVINCYQRDTDDKLKDCINSQVSSNAILESKKSLHKSHPQLYGVTEEKYALNQFAPQDIKYFDEVNNDEKGNDAISSVEYADGSSVYVGKSDMMRAHRKSGKRNVRSKANIKEDGDEDEAEGEEDDEEEKEEILEYVRNVFNKNGTCANGSASVSGSVHDKKDNSNGYPRNNAQREQVENSHSFKKIKLTDSDAPNRKGGEEGKKKKTQRVRSSVDASDDMRLKLQESKGSALFAHDEEVNRNRKGNYSSSDTSNRVRGAKKVGHYKKAGPRRAEHRSVGAYDRGSSSVDAAGSGVIGSGVIGSGVIGSLSGSGCQDADMIINIKDVLSTENEKCDYYISFLENVLSALKEKRSCQANEGYLINELKLNVASPKSMEIVKRSPNLSQKDVQHLSEDKQMAMSNHRKMNSKCPDEMGKFPKYPKKVLFENALQDHSKSKQMRRKNILYSCNSMVADGVGSCNGGIVSGSNNSAKCSSGSCAPFKANHDVHVEETNGPNVHLGHFENKPNSERKTNGEKKVVTSHLSKKNEKKKRKKEVDEDIASKVNPSGKTGAAKKTEALKIDHAKESKSLQDVSKQSSINSSINNGISNGINNGSNNGISNGISNGINSGINNGINNGSSRDGAEQVEPKVKYAKLEALNIPIVKMNYMERYFEYSESIDKLALNNIDALIKNMNVINFYNGKNKKSINFIKGNFQVHLLESYTNILLYFDIFSDFRHYNFIFKNCEFINILLDYVCDTKTESRNFSSDNSFNELTKNILLFDEIFKLNNKLNEFFKDIFLSINVKPNLFFFPSPDYFERFYLHLSAKTEAAEQASHDERTMEVGQSEEADRDSAEAHHDVHSEESHTQGNTGGSNAWEDSAANGVGQEEVSQEVSQDASQEVSQEVSQDASQEVSNEPSNDTGVIPERAASPPQEENSAERGAQIREVEEVVEEEEEEVVEEEEEVVEEEEPFAQVPHLSTPTDEPLNQWESKNENEVEGDHYYDDKEHAPSAETHGSDLGRKAGADAIVQNDDPLVENEPKEASNEASNVPPHAGTTDSGSNLITDDSNTGELNPSSSIQRMNNGVNIDSNSQLECISNNSNDQVDDGSSVQQNNFSWDATSKEVTEDPHNQDTHLKSIWDTQNENHVSMNESDDVPVLHGNKEERDINEKPNFHMELTMGEVAEGGNSKEGKKESSQSDTPNEESDADIIHNKDEGDVEKDASSVLPAEIGENGLIGETVEKSVNEQYNKRNCSNSSAATATTTSATVNINGTAKNVCKDDRDANACRRNDIDNNDYDENNNNNNDTSGRSVFKGNARASLGNNSGSTQNTSGSTQNTSGCNDGSNSAQGSGSDNDKHDENDDISRDSANDSGNKAALFKQNDDIMNAEDSQSDIPLISLLKT